One Littorina saxatilis isolate snail1 linkage group LG1, US_GU_Lsax_2.0, whole genome shotgun sequence genomic window carries:
- the LOC138963373 gene encoding acanthoscurrin-2-like, translated as MNSLAVIVLVALVAAASASPVGLGYGLGGMGLGGYGLGGIGLGGLGGFGLGGLGGFGMGGYGLGGFGLGGYGLGGLRMGFGGIGYGKGLGMGFGGGFGKYYG; from the coding sequence ATGAACAGTCTTGCCGTCATCGTCCTGGTCGCTCTGGTGGCCGCCGCCTCTGCTTCTCCCGTCGGTCTGGGCTACGGACTGGGTGGTATGGGCTTGGGTGGCTACGGACTGGGCGGCATCGGCTTGGGCGGCTTGGGCGGCTTCGGACTGGGCGGCTTGGGCGGCTTCGGAATGGGCGGCTACGGACTGGGGGGCTTCGGACTGGGCGGCTACGGACTGGGCGGCCTTAGAATGGGATTCGGTGGAATCGGATACGGCAAGGGCCTCGGCATGGGTTTTGGCGGCGGATTCGGAAAATACTACGGTTGA
- the LOC138963639 gene encoding acanthoscurrin-2-like, translating into MNSLAVFVLVALVAAASASPVGLGYGLGGLGLGGYGLGGIGLGGLGGFGLGGLGGFGMGGYGLGGFGLGGYGLGGLRMGFGGIGYGRGLGMGFGGGFGKYYG; encoded by the coding sequence ATGAACAGTCTTGCCGTTTTCGTTCTTGTCGCTCTGGTGGCCGCCGCCTCTGCTTCTCCCGTCGGTCTGGGCTACGGACTGGGCGGTTTGGGCTTGGGTGGCTACGGACTGGGCGGTATTGGCTTGGGTGGCTTGGGTGGCTTTGGACTGGGCGGCTTGGGCGGCTTCGGAATGGGCGGCTACGGACTGGGAGGCTTCGGACTTGGCGGATACGGACTGGGCGGCCTTAGAATGGGATTCGGTGGAATCGGATACGGCAGGGGACTCGGCATGGGTTTTGGCGGCGGATTCGGAAAATACTACGGTTGA